A region of the Gammaproteobacteria bacterium genome:
ACCGGATAGCCGAAGGCGGCGTAGCGTTCCCGGTTGCGGTTGGCGCTGATCAGGAGCCGCTGGACCTGGGGGGCCAGGGCGCTTAGCGCGTATTGCGCCAGGGGGCGGCCGGCGAGCGGCAACAGCCCCTTGTCGCGCCCGGCCATGCGCCGCGCTCGCCCGCCGGCCAGGATCAGGCCGGTGACCTGCGGGCGGGCGTCAGGGCGGGGTGTCCTGGGGTCCGGTTTTTCCGGGATGCGCGAAGCCGTGGAGTTCATAGGCGGCCAGTCGTACAGATTTGTATTTTACGGTTGACAGTTATATTGTGGAACGACGATGGGGCAAGCGTGAGCGGATTGTAAGAATCGAGGCCAAACGATAGGAATGAACGAGGAGACCTTCAATATGGAGTTGCGCCGGTTTCTCAAGCGCGTGGGGATTACCTCCCAGCGCAAGATGGAGGAAGCGGTGCGCGAGGCGCTGGACCAGGGCCGTCTGAAGGGGAGCGAGACGGTGCCGGCGCGGGTCACCCTGGAGATTGATTCCCTGGGGGTGCGCGAGGTCATCGAGGGGAATATCGCCCTGGAATAGCGGCGCCCGCAACGGCGCCGCCGGCCACGGCCAGCTTGCGCGGCAGTTTGAGATCCCGGACCACGTGTTCGTCGCCGTGATAGACCAGGAAGTGTTGCCGGCCCTGTACGCGCGCCAGCATGACGATGCCGGTCTGGCGGGCGAGTTCCAGCCCCATGCGGGTGATCCCGGAGCGCGACAGCAGCGCCGGGATTCCCATTTGCGCCACCTTGATGACCATCTCCGAGGTGAGCCGG
Encoded here:
- a CDS encoding DUF6494 family protein gives rise to the protein MNEETFNMELRRFLKRVGITSQRKMEEAVREALDQGRLKGSETVPARVTLEIDSLGVREVIEGNIALE